From Vanacampus margaritifer isolate UIUO_Vmar chromosome 8, RoL_Vmar_1.0, whole genome shotgun sequence, a single genomic window includes:
- the cyp27b1 gene encoding 25-hydroxyvitamin D-1 alpha hydroxylase, mitochondrial isoform X2 codes for MSSFRRMLQQALRVSGLSGFPLLRWVGRWAEGTVVAPDGTTVRSMDDMPGTSMPGFAWDLLVRRALSKLHQLQLEGVQRYGPMWKVLRQEGQRPMRSELSSWKDYRKLRGQHYGLLTSEGEEWQEVRSLLAKHMLRPKAVEAYDQTLNGVVSDLIAKLRLCRQPEGLVTDIAREFYYFGLEGISSVLFESRIGCLEPVVPKKTEHFIESINTMFVQTLLTMAIPRWIHSLFPKNWNAFCQSWDSMFEFAKSHIDQHLKEAERKSKCQEVKGHYLAYFLSQTDLPMKTIYSNITELLLAGVDTISCTMSWSLYELSRHPEVQASLRDEVLSVMEGRKVPQAADVARMRLLKAVVKEVLRLYPVIPANARVITERDIQVGGYLIPKNTLITLCHFATSRDPAVFPNPNDFLPHRWLTKDQTHHPYASVPFGVGKRSCIGRRIAELELYLALARILIEFDVRPDPEGVSVKPMTRTLLVPENVINLQFVER; via the exons ATGAGCTCTTTCAGAAGGATGCTGCAGCAAGCTCTCCGGGTTTCCGGCCTGAGCGGCTTCCCCCTCCTCAGGTGGGTCGGAAGGTGGGCTGAGGGCACAGTGGTCGCTCCCGACGGGACCACGGTGAGGAGCATGGACGACATGCCCGGCACGTCCATGCCCGGCTTCGCTTGGGACTTATTGGTCCGCCGGGCACTGTCCAAGCTGCACCAGTTACAg CTGGAAGGAGTGCAGCGCTACGGTCCCATGTGGAAG GTGCTGAGGCAAGAGGGCCAGCGCCCCATGCGCTCGGAACTGTCATCCTGGAAGGACTACAGGAAGCTCCGAGGTCAGCACTACGGACTGTTGACATC TGAAGGCGAGGAGTGGCAGGAGGTGCGAAGCCTCCTTGCCAAGCACATGCTGCGGCCCAAGGCGGTCGAAGCTTACGACCAAACCCTGAACGGCGTGGTCAGCGACCTCATCGCCAAACTGCGCCTGTGCAGACAACCCGAAGGCCTCGTGACCGACATCGCCAGGGAGTTCTATTACTTCGGCCTTGAGG gaatcTCTTCCGTGCTGTTTGAGTCCAGAATCGGCTGTCTGGAGCCGGTGGTTCCTAAAAAAACGGAGCACTTCATCGAGTCCATCAATACCATGTTTGTCCAGACGCTTCTTACCATGGCCATCCCAAGATGGATACATTCGCTATTCCCCAAAAATTGGAACGCCTTCTGTCAGAGCTGGGACAGCATGTTTGAATTTG CTAAAAGCCACATTGACCAGCACCTGAAAGAAGCCGAGAGAAAAAGCAAATGCCAAGAAGTGAAAGGCCACTACCTTGCCTACTTCCTGTCCCAAACAGATTTGCCCATGAAGACTATTTACAGCAATATCACTGAGCTGCTGCTTGCAGGCGTCGACACC ATATCCTGCACGATGTCCTGGTCGCTGTACGAGCTGTCACGTCATCCTGAGGTGCAGGCCTCACTACGCGATGAAGTTTTGAGCGTAATGGAAGGCAGGAAGGTGCCCCAGGCGGCAGATGTAGCACGCATGCGTCTTCTGAAGGCCGTAGTCAAAGAAGTGCTCAG GTTGTATCCGGTCATCCCTGCGAATGCTCGAGTCATCACTGAGAGAGACATCCAGGTTGGAGGCTACCTCATTCCCAAAAAT ACTCTGATTACGCTGTGCCACTTTGCAACGTCACGCGATCCGGCCGTGTTTCCCAATCCAAATGACTTCCTGCCGCACAGATGGTTGACAAAGGACCAGACCCATCACCCGTACGCCTCGGTGCCTTTCGGGGTGGGAAAACGCAGCTGCATCGGCCGACGTATTGCTGAGCTGGAGCTCTACCTTGCTCTCGCCAGG
- the cyp27b1 gene encoding 25-hydroxyvitamin D-1 alpha hydroxylase, mitochondrial isoform X1, with the protein MSSFRRMLQQALRVSGLSGFPLLRWVGRWAEGTVVAPDGTTVRSMDDMPGTSMPGFAWDLLVRRALSKLHQLQLEGVQRYGPMWKVSFGPIKTVHVAHPALVEQVLRQEGQRPMRSELSSWKDYRKLRGQHYGLLTSEGEEWQEVRSLLAKHMLRPKAVEAYDQTLNGVVSDLIAKLRLCRQPEGLVTDIAREFYYFGLEGISSVLFESRIGCLEPVVPKKTEHFIESINTMFVQTLLTMAIPRWIHSLFPKNWNAFCQSWDSMFEFAKSHIDQHLKEAERKSKCQEVKGHYLAYFLSQTDLPMKTIYSNITELLLAGVDTISCTMSWSLYELSRHPEVQASLRDEVLSVMEGRKVPQAADVARMRLLKAVVKEVLRLYPVIPANARVITERDIQVGGYLIPKNTLITLCHFATSRDPAVFPNPNDFLPHRWLTKDQTHHPYASVPFGVGKRSCIGRRIAELELYLALARILIEFDVRPDPEGVSVKPMTRTLLVPENVINLQFVER; encoded by the exons ATGAGCTCTTTCAGAAGGATGCTGCAGCAAGCTCTCCGGGTTTCCGGCCTGAGCGGCTTCCCCCTCCTCAGGTGGGTCGGAAGGTGGGCTGAGGGCACAGTGGTCGCTCCCGACGGGACCACGGTGAGGAGCATGGACGACATGCCCGGCACGTCCATGCCCGGCTTCGCTTGGGACTTATTGGTCCGCCGGGCACTGTCCAAGCTGCACCAGTTACAg CTGGAAGGAGTGCAGCGCTACGGTCCCATGTGGAAGGTGAGCTTCGGCCCCATCAAGACGGTCCATGTAGCTCATCCGGCGCTCGTTGAGCAGGTGCTGAGGCAAGAGGGCCAGCGCCCCATGCGCTCGGAACTGTCATCCTGGAAGGACTACAGGAAGCTCCGAGGTCAGCACTACGGACTGTTGACATC TGAAGGCGAGGAGTGGCAGGAGGTGCGAAGCCTCCTTGCCAAGCACATGCTGCGGCCCAAGGCGGTCGAAGCTTACGACCAAACCCTGAACGGCGTGGTCAGCGACCTCATCGCCAAACTGCGCCTGTGCAGACAACCCGAAGGCCTCGTGACCGACATCGCCAGGGAGTTCTATTACTTCGGCCTTGAGG gaatcTCTTCCGTGCTGTTTGAGTCCAGAATCGGCTGTCTGGAGCCGGTGGTTCCTAAAAAAACGGAGCACTTCATCGAGTCCATCAATACCATGTTTGTCCAGACGCTTCTTACCATGGCCATCCCAAGATGGATACATTCGCTATTCCCCAAAAATTGGAACGCCTTCTGTCAGAGCTGGGACAGCATGTTTGAATTTG CTAAAAGCCACATTGACCAGCACCTGAAAGAAGCCGAGAGAAAAAGCAAATGCCAAGAAGTGAAAGGCCACTACCTTGCCTACTTCCTGTCCCAAACAGATTTGCCCATGAAGACTATTTACAGCAATATCACTGAGCTGCTGCTTGCAGGCGTCGACACC ATATCCTGCACGATGTCCTGGTCGCTGTACGAGCTGTCACGTCATCCTGAGGTGCAGGCCTCACTACGCGATGAAGTTTTGAGCGTAATGGAAGGCAGGAAGGTGCCCCAGGCGGCAGATGTAGCACGCATGCGTCTTCTGAAGGCCGTAGTCAAAGAAGTGCTCAG GTTGTATCCGGTCATCCCTGCGAATGCTCGAGTCATCACTGAGAGAGACATCCAGGTTGGAGGCTACCTCATTCCCAAAAAT ACTCTGATTACGCTGTGCCACTTTGCAACGTCACGCGATCCGGCCGTGTTTCCCAATCCAAATGACTTCCTGCCGCACAGATGGTTGACAAAGGACCAGACCCATCACCCGTACGCCTCGGTGCCTTTCGGGGTGGGAAAACGCAGCTGCATCGGCCGACGTATTGCTGAGCTGGAGCTCTACCTTGCTCTCGCCAGG